One genomic segment of Strix aluco isolate bStrAlu1 chromosome 14, bStrAlu1.hap1, whole genome shotgun sequence includes these proteins:
- the MARVELD3 gene encoding MARVEL domain-containing protein 3, which yields MAERSGPRVPRAGPTGAGGRAVRGRGGGGREGPGRAGGREGLGMETGWGGQVAVRDPGRGSAGRAGRAAVRGSGGGRAGPGLGGAGRGAVRDPGGGRAGARRAGARRAGADRAGGREGPGRGSGWGGPGRAGGKGPGGGRAAAVRAPGGSLPSPPPSPLSAAPGAGPGEPPRSRAAAPGLLERRRCRYLRTGRGCCRAVEALLAGLILLCGSVSGGSVGGYTGLPGLGGLYYYQYGGAYSGFSGADGERAQQLDQRFHRLKLPLARAAMAAAGTLMAFSCLLIAAGVLHLPGRFPAWLLLECILDTVTVIGIVPALYCFFHFLLGVYNSSVCRERERLYQSKGYQGFRCSLHGAEIAAGLLGCVAAIAHLLSAGLAVRGYRAARKLKQKPGQLYEL from the exons AtggcggagcggagcggccccCGCGTCCCGCGGGCGGGACCcaccggggcgggcgggcgggcggtgaggggcagggggggaggcGGCCGTGAGgggcccgggcgggcgggaggccgAGAGGGGCTCGGGATGGAGACGGGCTGGGGCGGGCAGGTGGCCGTGAGGGACccgggccggggctcggcggggcgggccgggcgggcggccgTGAGGGGctcgggcggggggcgggccgggccggggctcggcggggcgggccgcggaGCCGTGAGGGACCCGGGCGGGGGtcgggccggggctcggcgggccggggctcggcgggccGGGGCGGACCGGGCGGGTGGCCGTGAGGGGCCCGGGCGGGGGTCGGGctggggcgggccggggcgggcgggcgggaagGGCCCGGGCGGGGGTCGGGCAGCGGCCGTGAGGGCCCCGGGCGGGTCGCTGCCATCTCCGCCGCCGTCTCCCCTCAGCGCCGCCCCTGGAGCGGGGCCAGGGGAGCCGCCGCGCAgccgcgccgccgcgccggggctgcTGGAGCGCCGTCGGTGCCGGTACCTGCGCACGGGCAGGG GCTGCTGCCGGGCGGTAGAAGCGCTGCTCGCCGGGCTGATCCTGCTCTGCGGCTCCGTGTCCGGCGGCTCGGTGGGCGGGTACACGGGCCTGCCCGGCCTGGGCGGCCTCTACTACTACCAGTACGGCGGGGCCTACAGCGGCTTCAGCGGCGCCGACGGGGAGAGGGCCCAGCAGCTCGACCAGCGCTTCCACCGCCTGAAGCTGCCCCTTGCCAGGGCGGCGATGGCTGCGGCAGGGACCCTCATGGCCTTCTCCTGTCTCCTTATCGCGGCCGGTGTTCTGCACCTGCCGGGGCGCTTCCCGGCATGGCTGCTCCTGGAATGCATCCTGGACACGGTGACTGTGATTGGCATCGTGCCCGCTCTGTActgtttcttccattttctgctggGGGTTTATAATTCGTCAGTGTGCAGAGAGAGGGAGCGGCTCTATCAGAGCAAAGGCTATCAGGGCTTCAGGTGCAGCCTGCACGGTGCCGAGATCGCTGCCGGCCTCCTGGGCTGCGTAGCTGCCATCGCACACCTGCTTAGCGCAGGCCTGGCTGTCAGGGGGTACAGAGCTGCTCGCAAACTGAAACAGAAGCCCGGACAATTATACGAGCTTTAG